The nucleotide window CGCCGTTATCCTGAACAACATGATAATTGTATTTATCCAGATATTCAGCAGAAATAACTTCTGAAATGTCATTATTGTATGTTTTGTAGCCTGTATTGTTGCAGCTATTAACAACATTGGCCACAAAAGAAGTAAACGGATAAAATTCTTTTTCAAGAATACCTTTATTCAAAGTTACTCCGGAAAAATCATATGGCCCGTCACCCATATATGCATACTTGAATTTGATATTATCAGGGTTTGAAATACTTAATCTCTTCAATGTAGACATTGCAGCATGAGCTCCCTGAGAATAGCCGGCTAAAAAGTATTCGTCATAACGTTTAATGTTCAGCTGTGCCAGTACTTTATTGGCAGCTGTGATAAAATCAATGGTAGCTCCGGCTTCTGTGGCGTAATCCACATATGGATGAACTCCATCACCGGTTCCCATCCCTACGTAATCAGGAGCCATTAAGATATAACCGTTAAGGACATAAGACAGTTCAACTACAAATCCTGCCGTTAATGCCCCTTTGAAATTAGACGGAACATTATACCTGCTGTCTGTGGTTCCGTGGTCGGAAACTACTGTTGAAAGCTTAAATGGCACATTAGGATACATAAGTAATCCCGTGGCTTTTACAAGTATATTATTTTCATTTTTGGTGTAATAGGTAATTTTGTACCCTTTTAAACCAACATTAAAACTGCTGAGATAACTGGAGAATTCCGGAGCGTTCTGTTCGCCGAGATTATTGGCGATAAAATTAATAACACCTTGTGGTGTTAAATCCAGTTTCTGTTCGGTACTTACAACGTCACCTGCCTGCTGTGCAAAGTAAAATGACGCCGTAAGACTTAATAAAAAAGTTGTGGTTTTTTTCATATTGGTTTTTTTATGTGGTATTAAGGTAATAAGTTTAACAAAAACAGGAAAACATTACGACATTAACAATTATTCATTGAATATCAATTCTCTGCAATGTGAGTAAAACAAAGGAGTCTGACCATTGGCCAGACTCCTTTATCTATATTTTGTCTTTCTTAAAAAGCGTTGATTCCTGTGATATCTAATCCGGTGATTAATAAATGAACATCATGCGTTCCTTCGTAAGTAATTACAGACTCAAGGTTAGCAGCGTGTCTCATCATCGGGAATTCACCCATGATTCCCATACCACCAAGAATTTGTCTCGATTCTCTCGCAATATCGATCGCCATTTTCACGTTGTTGCGTTTAGCCATTGAAATCTGGGCAGGAGTTGCTTTATGGTCATTTTTAAGATTACCTAACTGAAGACATAGCAACTGAGCTTTGGTAATTTCTGTTAAGAATTCAGCCAGCTTTTTCTGCTGAAGCTGATAAGAACCGATTGGTTTTCCAAACTGTTTTCTTTCTTTGGAATACTGAACAGCAGTGCAATAACAGTCAATTGCTGCACCAATTACACCCCATGAAATTCCGTATCTTGCAGAATTCAGACAAGAAAGCGGGCCTTTCAGTCCGGTTACTCCCGGAAGTAGATTTTCTTTCGGAACTTTTACATTATTGAACACCAGTTCGCCTGTTTTTGAAGCTCTTAAGCTCCATTTATTATGAGTTTCAGGAGTGGTAAATCCTTCCATTCCTCTTTCTACAATTAATCCCTGTACTTTTCCTTCCTCATTTTTTGCCCATACTACAGCGATATCGCACAGAGGAGAGTTGGTGATCCACATTTTAGCTCCATTCAAAAGATAATGATCTCCCATATCTTTAAAATTAGTTTCCATAGAACCCGGGTCAGAACCGTGGTTAGGCTCTGTCAACCCAAAAGATCCGATCATTTCTCCGGCAGCAAGCTTAGGTAAATATTTCTTTTTCTGTTCCTCAGAACCGAATTCATTGATAGGGAACATTACCAGTGAGCTCTGTACCGAAGCCGCAGAACGTACTGCAGAATCTCCTCTTTCCAGCTCCTGCATAATCAGACCATAAGAAATCTGGTCTAATCCTGAACCGCCATACTCAACCGGGATATAAGGTCCCAATGCACCGATTTTCCCCAATTCTCTCATAAGATTCGGTAGATCTGTATGATTTTGAGCGGCCTGATCTATCTGCGGCATTACAAAACTTTCAACCCAGTCTCTCACAGATTGGCGGATTAGTTTATGTTCTTCAGTAAGTAAAGCATCAATTCCATAATAATCAGGGATGCTTGTAAGAGGATAATATGACATGATTTTTTGATTTGGTTAAAAGTAACATTTTTCGTGTTGTCGTGAAAATTTTTTTGAAAACTTATCTTGAGATTGGTTTTCAGGTAGATAATGCTCTTTTTCTTTGTTTATAATGAAAATTCCACATTTTTATGACTCCTCATCATTGGATATAGGATACTGGCTGGTGGAGTTATGAACCTTGCTTTTAAATTTATAGAGATAGGGTGCTTTATTGGCTGAACCGTCGTAAAGTTTTTCAAGTCTGTCAAGAATATTTAAGCTCAAAATTTTACGCTGGAAATTATTCCTTCTGAACTTTTGTCCTAAAATCGTTTCATAGAGAGACTGAAGATCTTTCATCGTAAATTTTTCAGGAAGCAGATTGCTGGCTGCTACTTCTGTATTGATGTTCATTCTCAGGTATTCTAATCCTGTTTCAATAATCCTGTCGTGATCAAAAGCCATCTTAGGCAGATTGTTTACCTCGAACCATTCACAGCTTTCATTAAAAGCATCCGGAAAAGTATTGGCCAGAGAAAAATCAATAAGGCTGCAATACCCTACCGTGATAAACCGCTGAAAAATCCAGTGATCCGGCGGTACCTGAATACCTTTGTTTTTAAGGAGAATCTGATGGACATTATTCTCCGTACGGTCTATTCTTCCAAACGTGTGAAACTGTTTCAGAAAAATATCTTCAAGATGGGTTCTTTCAAACAAAACTCTTGCTGCAGCTTCTCTTAAATCTTCATCATTGAAAACAAAACCACCTGGAAGCGACCACAGATCCAGATCGTGATACTTTAAAAGAAGAACTTTCAAAATATTATTATGAAAGCCGAAAATAGTACAGTCAACAGATATGTGAGCAACAAAATCTTTTGTATCGATCAGTTCCTGAAGTGTTTCTTTACTTTTTGTGTCTTTGATTTTCATGGCAGTAAAAATAAAACTATTTTCTTTTTGAAACATTAAAAAATATCAAACTAATCACAAAAAGAAGAATTACGAAAGATAAGATATATAGCGGATAGAAATTCAGCCATTGTTTTTCAAACAGAACAGCCATAATAATAGAGCTTACAGAACTGCCCAAAGAAGAAAAAATAACAATAAGGGAGGTGAAAAGATTTACTTGTTCTTTATCAATCTGTGCAATCATTTTTGAATTGATGACAGGGTAGAGTGGTGATAAAAACAAACCAATCACTGGGAATAAAAAGAGAATTATCCTTGAATCTGCCGACTCAAAATACTGTATTCCTACAATAATTAGCAATAAACCAATAATGAAGGCCATACATGAGATATAGTAGTTCGGTAGCGAAAACCTTCTGATAATATTTGCGGTGACTGTTCTGCCTGCATAAGAAAATACGGCCAGGAAAGAAGTAGCCTGAAGTGCAAAAAATGAATTGACTTTCAGGTGATTTTTATAAAAGGATGGAAGCCATGAATTAAATCCCTGCTCTATAAAAACAATAAAAAATATCACCCCAAGGAATAGTATTACAGCAGGAGTTGTAAATCCTGACAGTTCTGAAAAAATGTTTTTGTTTTCAATAGGTTTGGCTTCAAAGATGGTAATCTTTGATAACATGAAGATCGCTAGTGCACATAAAAAAGCGATCAGTAAAAAACAAAACTTCCAGTATTCAGAATACTCGCTGGATACCACCCATCCAAAGCAGGTATTAACGACAAAGATTCCGATCATGAAAGAAGCCTCTACACTGTTCATGGTCTTTGCCAGTGATTTTTCATCCGAAATATTATTCCTGAT belongs to Chryseobacterium gleum and includes:
- a CDS encoding acyl-CoA dehydrogenase family protein — translated: MSYYPLTSIPDYYGIDALLTEEHKLIRQSVRDWVESFVMPQIDQAAQNHTDLPNLMRELGKIGALGPYIPVEYGGSGLDQISYGLIMQELERGDSAVRSAASVQSSLVMFPINEFGSEEQKKKYLPKLAAGEMIGSFGLTEPNHGSDPGSMETNFKDMGDHYLLNGAKMWITNSPLCDIAVVWAKNEEGKVQGLIVERGMEGFTTPETHNKWSLRASKTGELVFNNVKVPKENLLPGVTGLKGPLSCLNSARYGISWGVIGAAIDCYCTAVQYSKERKQFGKPIGSYQLQQKKLAEFLTEITKAQLLCLQLGNLKNDHKATPAQISMAKRNNVKMAIDIARESRQILGGMGIMGEFPMMRHAANLESVITYEGTHDVHLLITGLDITGINAF
- a CDS encoding NUDIX hydrolase; this translates as MKIKDTKSKETLQELIDTKDFVAHISVDCTIFGFHNNILKVLLLKYHDLDLWSLPGGFVFNDEDLREAAARVLFERTHLEDIFLKQFHTFGRIDRTENNVHQILLKNKGIQVPPDHWIFQRFITVGYCSLIDFSLANTFPDAFNESCEWFEVNNLPKMAFDHDRIIETGLEYLRMNINTEVAASNLLPEKFTMKDLQSLYETILGQKFRRNNFQRKILSLNILDRLEKLYDGSANKAPYLYKFKSKVHNSTSQYPISNDEES
- a CDS encoding MFS transporter; this encodes MTFKLSKISLPLKLTFLIFSMVLNCMGLIILQLSEEKITYGELGLLESFKDLPIAFISLFAVRFINKTGTKKALISALVIVGFCCCLLPFAEVFWFFKLWFAIIGACFAIGKICVFGIIRNNISDEKSLAKTMNSVEASFMIGIFVVNTCFGWVVSSEYSEYWKFCFLLIAFLCALAIFMLSKITIFEAKPIENKNIFSELSGFTTPAVILFLGVIFFIVFIEQGFNSWLPSFYKNHLKVNSFFALQATSFLAVFSYAGRTVTANIIRRFSLPNYYISCMAFIIGLLLIIVGIQYFESADSRIILFLFPVIGLFLSPLYPVINSKMIAQIDKEQVNLFTSLIVIFSSLGSSVSSIIMAVLFEKQWLNFYPLYILSFVILLFVISLIFFNVSKRK